Genomic segment of Candidatus Methylomirabilota bacterium:
TTCGAAGTCTCCGCGCGGTACGCGGCCGCCGGGTTGATCACGGGGATCCCGAGCTCCTCCGCGTAGGCCAGCACGGCGTGAGCGTAGAAGAGGCCGGCGCCGTGGCCCCGGGTGTGCGAGGACGGGCTCACGCGGTTGACCAGGACCGAGTAGCGGCGCGCGCGCTCCGCGGGATGGAAGCCGTGGGCGCTCACGTCGATCTTCTCGTGCGGGATCCCGCGGCCGGTCAGCTCGGCGATGAGCCGGGTCGACCATGTCGGGTGCTCGTCCAGGATGCCGACCGGACGCTCGGGTATCATCCCGATAGACTCCTTTCTCGACCGAGTGTGGGGTATATTGCCTGCCAGTCGGGCGGCTGTCAAGGGCATTCTCGGGCGGTCGGGCGATCAGGGACGCGGGTCGGGGAGACCCGCGGGCATGCCGGCGCGGATGGGGAACCGCGCCTCCGACGGCCCGGCGCGGTCCACTTCGACCATCGTCGAGTGGAAGGCCGGGCCGCCGCCGAGGTCGGCGGCCTTGTCCGAGGTGAGGACGTTCACCCCGAAGCCGCCCGGCATGAACTTGTGCCACCAGATACCCTCGATCACCACCTGCCCCGGGGGCGTGTCGTCGGTCAGCACGGCGGTGAAGAGCGCACGGCCCCGGTCGTTCCGGACGGCGACCAGGTCGCCCGGGCTGATCTCCCGGGCCGCGGCATCCGCGGGATGCACGAAGACGGCGGCCCCGCCCTGCCGCGCGCGCAGGAGCGCGGACTGGCCGAACGACGAGTTGAGGAAGAAGCGGTTCGGGGGGACGTGACAGCGGAGCGGGTAACGGGGACCGATCTCCGGGTGCTCGGGACCCTCGGCCAGGGGAACGTAGGTGGGCAGCGGCGGCAGCCCCGCGCGCGCCAGCGACTCGGCGTAGAACTCCACCTTGCCCGAGGGCGTCGGGGCGCCGTCGGCGAACGGCATGAACGGCCGAGGGACGCTCAGCCGAACCGAGTGCTCGGCGCGCAACCGCTCGTGACTGATCCCGGCCGCGGCCGGGCCGCTCGCCGCGAGGTACTCGCGGACGAGGTCGGCCTCGGGCCTCGCGTAATGCCCGGCGTCGCGGAGCCCGAGGGCCCGGGCCAGGCGCCCGAAGACCTCCCAGTTCGACTTGGCCTCGCCGCGAGGCGCGATCACCGGCTCGGCCAGCTGGAGGTACAGGTGGCCGAACGAGCGGTAGAGGTCCGTGTGCTCCATGCTGGTGGTGGCGGGCAGGAGGATGTCCGCGTAGTCGGCGGTGTCGGTGTGCATCTGCTCGTGGACCACCGTGAAGAGGTCGTCGCGGGCAAGGCCCCGGAGCACGAGGCCGGCGTTCGGGCAGACGGCGGCGGGGTTCGAGTTGTAGACGCAGAGGGCCATCACCGGCGGCCTGAGGTCGGGATCCGTCAGGAGGCGGCCCAGGTGGATCATGTTGAGCGTGCGCGGGGGCGGATCGGGGAGGAGGTCGCGCCGCTCGAGCACGGCGTCCCCGGGGCCGAAGGCACCCGAGCTGGCGAGCAGGGCTCCACCCGCGGGATGAGCGTAGGCTCCGGTGAGCGCGGGCAGGCAGGCGATGGCCCGGCACGTCATGCCGCCGTTCTCGTGGCGCGAGATCCCGATGCCCACCCGGATGAAGGCGGCC
This window contains:
- a CDS encoding molybdopterin oxidoreductase family protein, with amino-acid sequence METHLSVCPHDCPSACSLSVSVEDGRILDVVGDPAHPFTQGVICGKVHDYTERIYSPLRVLYPMRRVGEKGAGEFERISWEDAIEEIAHRWTRILAQWGPEAILPFSYAGTLGRIQYCAGHPLFHALGASQLDRTICVATAYAGWKATVGIVAGNDAEQMVDADLVVLWGINAAYTHINVMTLVKQARARGAHIVCIDPYRTRTARQADEHLMIRSGTDGALALSVMHVLVNEDLLDHAYIARATTGFEALRTHVQAYPPARVAEITGLPAERIVAFARRYGRTKAAFIRVGIGISRHENGGMTCRAIACLPALTGAYAHPAGGALLASSGAFGPGDAVLERRDLLPDPPPRTLNMIHLGRLLTDPDLRPPVMALCVYNSNPAAVCPNAGLVLRGLARDDLFTVVHEQMHTDTADYADILLPATTSMEHTDLYRSFGHLYLQLAEPVIAPRGEAKSNWEVFGRLARALGLRDAGHYARPEADLVREYLAASGPAAAGISHERLRAEHSVRLSVPRPFMPFADGAPTPSGKVEFYAESLARAGLPPLPTYVPLAEGPEHPEIGPRYPLRCHVPPNRFFLNSSFGQSALLRARQGGAAVFVHPADAAAREISPGDLVAVRNDRGRALFTAVLTDDTPPGQVVIEGIWWHKFMPGGFGVNVLTSDKAADLGGGPAFHSTMVEVDRAGPSEARFPIRAGMPAGLPDPRP